Proteins co-encoded in one Bremerella sp. TYQ1 genomic window:
- a CDS encoding glycosyltransferase, translating to MTSSLARKLAILAAGSAAVCYLTFRVGFTVNLESYYSIVASLLLLSAEAWGIGLMFLYFLQVWDTREPEKAAVVPGKTVDVFLPTYNEDAELLRGSINALNQLDYPHTTYVLDDGRRESVKKLCEEMGVEYISRDNNLHAKAGNLNNALDRTNGEFVIIFDADHIARPHFISRLIGYFEDPKLAFIQTPHAFYNFDNFQAHVDYKKGVYWEEGQLFYNVIQPGKNCWNANVFCGSAAMFRRSALEEVGLIATETITEDMHTGLRIHSKGWKSLFVNERMISAQAAPDITTFISQRLRWGEGNLSIFAYDNPLTLPGLTLAQRLNYLGSMLGWTTGPAKLMLYAAPIMMLFSGVSPVGEFSWLLGVITVAYLICTWMAVKIVSDGYGRLWDIEVQAMTNFWVQCQCLYRSIVHRGRGKFVVTSKRGRQSKSIFSLILPHIVLISVGIAAITWASAKIFLGVSADYLGLAVGGTLIGLQSIMAFQVVRKALRPSDGRFSWRHPTSDIHVRYDSREIAGQAISLDINETGIGLIAYHPMTKGDRLDLTLTTAEQEVTCLGEVRHCTPFNGLGVGQKAYRVGVHFEDLTTDQLNAIWTIASNVAVVKQYERMAKTNAEKKEDRLGYRLPVEVFSADGSTLELSAVSTKLEPQAIYFETSQPLTANRDVRFEIDCFAGTVSGGGYLSSTNKPGRYQLEFRSFQDQSRSILKSVLTAQRGDHVQRVVNPVPKKAAWPVIEPALKCGWLSLAASVLCMAGAWYVWEDQYFLSHIARQEELTSEQLAKADELLDKIVAEPNQLFTTTEMLDARKVLETMGDTNRLVKLEDRLLLQHPEDVGLKLSRANRALATKDFDGAAKSFEALTAMVHEANIKATKDQRFEAKAGLARSLVGLGDVSGAIDAYQLALDEKKDPQAALEVANLLVDQKDFAQIQELLAILPNGFESRLIEARLDVANGLLEKAEQALFELTVEDPANHLVRQTYAETLAVNDKTDSAIDQFKTLINSEYEVENLRKRTADLLIRDERFAEAVPILDQLAVDMVQDEEFWVTYVTAIRRAGTLSPTAAGTIEEIYRQLLETPEASIQLKVELAEHFAKHDDSFKAVKLLALCTDQQPNNLSIRKRYAEVLHDAGRFDEADQQYQLLLTPAKQQAKKKQELKANPVEPLPVRRPVVSLASGLR from the coding sequence ATGACTTCAAGTTTAGCTCGAAAGCTGGCAATTCTTGCCGCGGGCTCAGCAGCCGTTTGTTACCTGACGTTTCGGGTAGGTTTCACAGTGAATCTGGAAAGCTACTACTCCATCGTCGCGTCGCTTCTTCTATTGAGCGCCGAGGCATGGGGGATTGGGTTGATGTTCCTTTATTTCCTGCAAGTTTGGGACACACGGGAACCGGAAAAAGCAGCAGTCGTGCCTGGGAAAACGGTCGACGTTTTCCTGCCGACCTACAACGAAGATGCCGAGCTCTTGCGTGGCTCGATCAATGCTTTGAACCAGTTAGACTATCCCCACACAACGTACGTGCTGGACGACGGCAGGCGTGAATCGGTGAAGAAGCTGTGCGAGGAAATGGGGGTCGAGTACATCTCGCGCGATAATAACCTGCATGCCAAAGCAGGTAACTTGAACAATGCACTCGATCGTACCAATGGCGAGTTCGTCATTATTTTCGATGCCGACCATATCGCACGTCCTCATTTCATTTCGCGTTTGATCGGCTACTTCGAAGATCCCAAGCTCGCGTTCATCCAAACGCCACACGCGTTCTATAACTTCGACAATTTCCAGGCGCACGTGGACTATAAAAAGGGCGTCTACTGGGAAGAAGGTCAGTTGTTCTACAACGTGATCCAGCCTGGCAAAAACTGCTGGAATGCAAACGTGTTCTGCGGAAGTGCCGCCATGTTCCGCCGCTCTGCGTTGGAAGAAGTCGGGCTGATCGCCACGGAAACGATTACCGAAGACATGCACACCGGTCTGCGAATTCATTCCAAAGGCTGGAAGTCGCTGTTTGTTAACGAACGGATGATCTCGGCCCAAGCCGCACCTGACATCACTACGTTCATTTCGCAGCGTTTGCGTTGGGGGGAAGGGAATCTCAGTATCTTCGCGTACGACAATCCATTGACACTGCCTGGGCTGACGCTTGCTCAGCGATTGAACTATCTCGGTTCGATGTTGGGGTGGACGACTGGACCGGCTAAGCTGATGCTTTACGCTGCACCGATCATGATGCTGTTCAGCGGTGTGTCACCAGTGGGTGAGTTCAGCTGGCTACTAGGTGTAATCACCGTCGCTTACCTGATTTGCACTTGGATGGCAGTGAAAATTGTCAGCGATGGTTATGGCCGCTTGTGGGATATCGAAGTCCAAGCGATGACGAACTTTTGGGTTCAATGTCAGTGCTTGTATCGTTCGATCGTGCATCGCGGACGGGGTAAGTTTGTCGTCACGAGCAAACGTGGTCGACAAAGTAAAAGTATCTTCTCGTTGATTCTTCCGCACATCGTTTTGATCTCGGTAGGAATCGCAGCGATTACCTGGGCTTCGGCCAAGATCTTCTTGGGAGTCAGTGCAGACTACCTTGGCCTGGCAGTGGGGGGAACGCTGATCGGTTTACAGTCGATCATGGCATTTCAAGTGGTGCGAAAAGCACTGCGACCTTCGGATGGGCGTTTCTCGTGGCGTCATCCAACGAGCGACATTCATGTTCGCTATGACTCTCGCGAAATTGCTGGCCAGGCAATCAGCCTTGATATCAACGAAACCGGTATCGGCTTGATCGCTTATCACCCAATGACCAAGGGAGATCGACTTGATCTAACACTTACCACTGCCGAGCAGGAAGTCACTTGCCTGGGCGAAGTGCGTCACTGCACGCCATTCAACGGGCTCGGCGTGGGGCAAAAAGCTTACCGCGTGGGCGTCCACTTCGAGGATTTGACGACCGATCAATTGAATGCGATTTGGACAATCGCGTCGAACGTAGCGGTGGTGAAACAGTACGAACGAATGGCCAAGACGAACGCCGAAAAGAAAGAAGACCGTCTCGGCTATCGTCTTCCGGTCGAGGTGTTTTCCGCCGATGGAAGTACGCTTGAGTTGTCGGCCGTTTCGACGAAGCTGGAACCGCAAGCAATCTACTTCGAAACGTCTCAACCACTAACCGCCAACCGCGATGTTCGTTTCGAGATCGATTGCTTTGCTGGGACGGTCAGCGGAGGTGGCTATCTGTCATCTACTAACAAGCCGGGCCGTTATCAGCTAGAGTTTCGCTCGTTCCAAGATCAGTCGCGTAGTATTTTGAAGAGCGTTCTGACCGCGCAGCGGGGCGATCATGTCCAACGCGTCGTCAATCCAGTTCCCAAAAAGGCTGCTTGGCCGGTCATCGAGCCCGCCCTCAAGTGTGGCTGGCTTTCGCTTGCCGCATCGGTGCTATGCATGGCCGGAGCATGGTACGTTTGGGAAGATCAATACTTTCTTTCGCACATTGCTCGCCAGGAAGAATTGACTTCTGAGCAGCTTGCTAAAGCGGATGAACTGCTCGACAAGATCGTTGCGGAGCCTAATCAGCTATTCACGACAACCGAAATGTTGGATGCCCGAAAGGTTCTAGAAACGATGGGCGACACCAACCGTTTGGTGAAGTTGGAAGATCGTCTTCTGCTTCAGCATCCAGAAGATGTTGGCTTGAAGTTGTCTCGGGCAAATCGTGCTTTGGCGACCAAGGACTTTGATGGTGCCGCGAAGTCCTTTGAAGCTTTGACCGCCATGGTGCACGAAGCCAATATTAAAGCGACCAAGGATCAGCGATTTGAAGCCAAGGCAGGGCTTGCTCGCAGTCTGGTTGGCTTGGGCGACGTTTCGGGGGCGATCGATGCCTACCAATTGGCGCTCGATGAAAAGAAAGATCCTCAAGCCGCGCTGGAAGTCGCGAATCTGTTGGTCGATCAGAAAGACTTTGCCCAGATTCAAGAGCTTCTCGCGATCTTGCCAAACGGTTTTGAATCACGATTAATTGAAGCTCGCCTCGACGTCGCGAACGGTTTACTCGAAAAAGCAGAGCAGGCCCTGTTTGAGTTGACCGTCGAAGATCCTGCCAATCATTTGGTTCGTCAGACCTACGCTGAAACCTTAGCAGTCAACGACAAGACCGATTCGGCAATCGACCAATTCAAAACGCTGATCAATTCAGAGTATGAGGTCGAAAACCTTCGCAAGCGAACCGCGGACTTGCTGATCCGGGACGAACGCTTTGCGGAAGCCGTGCCGATCTTGGATCAGTTGGCGGTTGATATGGTGCAAGATGAAGAGTTCTGGGTGACCTATGTGACAGCCATTCGTCGTGCGGGAACTCTTTCGCCGACAGCAGCGGGGACGATCGAAGAGATCTATCGCCAGTTGTTGGAAACCCCAGAAGCTTCGATTCAGTTGAAAGTTGAATTGGCGGAGCACTTCGCG
- a CDS encoding glycoside hydrolase family 5 protein: MTLTRRGFVATGVFLTANTMLNGCQESVTEPMPELPFDVTVNLAGAEFGMQQPGYSNENPGKLHQDYTFNSLATVRYFAERGIRTFRVPIAWERLQPNLRQDLNKEYLSNILLLLTWLEECDATAIIDLHNYCRYRIAHRKKVVEAVMDETYDGKVLVSTADLCDLWRRLATALSPRESVACFGIMNEPHDLGSLDWKAASNSVVDAIRQVDQQKWIAVCGRSWASAARFQSANGNKPWISDVANKTVYEAHAYFDSDQSGKYRLSYDEELKRDPKLAQRPIQVLSPFVQWCQENKVPGYLGEIGVPNTDPRWLELVASASKQLHEAHLAAGYWAAGEWWNDYPLSVQPSDFASMLSPPLETMLRQMAG; the protein is encoded by the coding sequence GTGACTTTAACTCGTCGAGGATTCGTAGCCACTGGCGTTTTCTTAACGGCTAACACCATGCTTAATGGTTGCCAGGAGAGCGTAACGGAACCAATGCCAGAACTTCCCTTCGACGTCACCGTGAATTTGGCCGGGGCAGAATTTGGCATGCAGCAGCCTGGCTACTCGAACGAAAACCCTGGCAAACTACATCAGGACTACACGTTTAACAGTCTGGCGACGGTGAGATATTTCGCAGAACGAGGCATTCGGACATTTCGAGTTCCGATTGCCTGGGAACGTTTGCAGCCCAATTTAAGGCAGGACTTAAATAAAGAATATCTCTCGAATATTCTTCTTCTCCTGACTTGGCTCGAAGAATGTGACGCGACGGCGATTATTGATCTGCATAATTACTGTCGTTATCGAATTGCTCACCGCAAAAAAGTGGTAGAAGCAGTGATGGATGAAACTTACGACGGCAAAGTCCTCGTTTCGACGGCAGATCTCTGCGACTTGTGGCGACGCTTGGCGACAGCCCTGAGTCCTCGCGAAAGTGTGGCGTGCTTTGGAATCATGAACGAGCCGCACGATCTGGGCAGCTTGGATTGGAAAGCGGCATCGAATTCGGTGGTCGATGCCATTCGTCAGGTCGATCAGCAAAAGTGGATTGCCGTGTGTGGCAGAAGCTGGGCGTCGGCTGCCCGCTTTCAATCCGCCAACGGTAACAAGCCATGGATTTCGGACGTGGCGAACAAAACAGTATACGAAGCCCATGCCTATTTCGACTCAGATCAGTCAGGCAAGTATCGCTTGAGCTACGACGAAGAATTGAAACGTGATCCAAAGTTGGCGCAACGACCGATTCAGGTACTCTCACCTTTCGTGCAGTGGTGCCAAGAAAACAAAGTGCCTGGTTACTTGGGTGAGATCGGAGTTCCGAATACGGATCCTCGCTGGTTGGAACTTGTCGCATCCGCTTCAAAACAGCTTCATGAGGCTCATTTGGCTGCCGGATATTGGGCGGCGGGGGAATGGTGGAATGACTATCCGCTCTCAGTACAGCCCAGCGATTTCGCTAGCATGCTTTCCCCACCTCTAGAGACGATGCTTCGCCAAATGGCTGGCTAA
- a CDS encoding tetratricopeptide repeat protein, whose product MSIGPDKQNPNVGAPQSQQNSTTLSIVPHSPSALIWVLGTIAIVTAVVAYTNVDGIRLWNSSPVATSPSGSSPKSPSVLGAPLDDRHDALQPTTLVESPSAKTDKATSKWLDSTPTSIIAVDATWNSRDLQSSKDAVMQTPISDAMESLTQIASETASVKPKVLPAQFEQPESFTPEPATKASSTDGETTIGAITPPLHTLEAASGNGLANMQVAQAPPMADAGPGPALEAPQLPAPPAPPADPVTDEIVEEESESVDTPNPRVTDDTQRQILIQAARNSVALGDLEEAAERFQALIEAFPSEIEGRIEYAGILARLERTTQAIQVYRTILQLDPGNAAAIAALADLLAEQENLAEAADLLIRQLEQDPQNIKVALKLCRIYLQTNERVMAMQVFNQHIRQNVSARYDRITAGQLLVDLNDPSGAIQLLIPLMETDQLGADGLKLAMRCYAITGHFESLRNLVNHHIQLNPENTQVILSLGEELLDEERSLAALHILEEAARYTEPEAKILTLLTRARIGEFQLTAAQQAIEEFCGVIPEYECTLLMGEIMLRTGNYFEALADFDQVLSFDPENLRATLGKAETLQYLGQYDVAEAMLADYGHHHPDLLSVKYRLAQLHVERRNFVMAESIYQEILTEYPGIVYTYEAYLGMLAEQHRYVDALALIHQIQATRSQELLLISALRIEQAHILTKKGQAIQAMELLRNFEPASRLQLARGYFVMYQAATIAGDHAVASAAKAKLMMICSESLSISVETANDALDECMAGLAVEILDQARHMSGDQIALIVRQADAYSAMNDRASFCIAEEMYRSVLTMSPTNAAARIGLCRVLTNLGRYPEAEQCYHNLTRDMPNFVTAQRENARLVYDRRGRVHGDAAYNNLLKQAPKHLPSSTPPPKLGPMLSIDPMKFESHGLTEAIAIEQVAQSWKDWRASTAICEYEKLIAVEPSNEAAYFDLGQQYTVKKNTHAAIHSYKELLDVNPCNHPAHIALDGTVRKVVPRTNFDFLYFHQSGRDGLANVTRLGLDWGVVFPFGNEDEYVQFHYTHLIYDGPGYDAVTGNAFGGGIYDRFMGCYTYFAEMDVQVFDEGFSSRPTFNLGLGMDTACDGHVEVGGFLENVVENGESIQQDIFMGGGRLFGYMHLMPRWYGESRYRFIGYSDHNFRHDFYVHNQFRLIEAPNELNLLADYDFLSYDEGSVFGPGPGIQGTTHPYFSPSGFSNVSLGLEWKHYFSQYTFNGAPLCWASMEYRGQWDSRGEFYNIGRIKSYCDINGSLSAGAEYHIMRSAVYDSDVVYAYLQWFLP is encoded by the coding sequence ATGTCGATTGGGCCAGATAAACAGAATCCGAATGTGGGCGCCCCACAGTCGCAGCAGAATTCAACGACGTTAAGCATCGTGCCACATTCACCCTCGGCACTGATTTGGGTGCTCGGCACCATTGCGATCGTTACCGCAGTGGTTGCTTACACCAACGTCGACGGCATCCGACTTTGGAATTCATCTCCGGTTGCTACGTCACCAAGTGGTTCTTCGCCGAAATCGCCAAGCGTGCTCGGCGCACCGCTCGACGACCGACACGATGCACTGCAGCCGACGACTCTTGTCGAATCCCCTTCCGCCAAAACCGACAAAGCCACCTCGAAGTGGCTCGACTCTACTCCAACTTCCATCATTGCCGTCGATGCCACATGGAACTCGCGTGATCTGCAAAGTTCTAAAGATGCGGTGATGCAAACTCCCATTTCTGACGCGATGGAATCGCTGACGCAGATCGCTTCAGAAACCGCCTCGGTCAAACCTAAAGTTCTTCCGGCGCAGTTCGAGCAGCCTGAATCGTTCACTCCAGAGCCAGCCACGAAGGCTTCCAGTACGGATGGCGAAACGACTATTGGTGCGATCACTCCCCCGTTGCATACGCTTGAAGCTGCATCCGGCAATGGCCTGGCGAATATGCAAGTCGCTCAAGCTCCTCCTATGGCCGATGCGGGACCAGGGCCAGCCCTTGAAGCACCTCAGTTGCCGGCTCCTCCTGCCCCACCGGCAGATCCCGTGACAGACGAAATCGTTGAGGAAGAATCGGAGTCCGTTGACACCCCGAACCCTCGCGTTACCGACGATACACAGCGTCAGATTCTCATTCAGGCGGCTCGTAACTCGGTTGCCTTAGGCGATCTGGAAGAAGCAGCAGAACGTTTCCAGGCGTTGATCGAAGCATTCCCTTCCGAGATCGAAGGACGTATTGAATACGCAGGTATCCTTGCTCGTTTAGAACGGACTACGCAAGCCATTCAAGTTTACCGAACGATCCTCCAGCTTGATCCCGGCAATGCAGCCGCCATTGCTGCTTTGGCCGATTTATTGGCGGAGCAAGAGAACCTGGCCGAAGCAGCGGATCTGTTGATTCGTCAACTCGAGCAAGATCCTCAGAACATCAAAGTCGCATTGAAACTCTGTCGAATCTACCTGCAAACCAACGAACGCGTCATGGCGATGCAGGTCTTCAATCAACACATCCGGCAAAACGTTTCGGCACGCTACGATCGTATCACTGCGGGACAACTTCTTGTCGATCTAAACGATCCTTCCGGGGCGATTCAACTTCTAATTCCCTTGATGGAAACCGATCAACTGGGTGCCGATGGCCTGAAGCTGGCGATGCGATGCTATGCGATCACAGGGCACTTCGAGTCGCTGCGAAACCTGGTAAACCACCACATCCAGCTCAATCCTGAAAACACTCAAGTCATCCTCAGCCTCGGCGAAGAACTGCTCGACGAAGAACGCAGTCTTGCCGCTCTGCATATCTTGGAAGAAGCCGCACGATATACCGAGCCGGAAGCCAAGATTCTTACGTTGCTTACACGAGCACGTATCGGAGAGTTCCAGTTAACCGCCGCACAGCAAGCGATTGAAGAGTTCTGCGGTGTGATTCCAGAATACGAATGCACGCTGCTGATGGGCGAGATCATGCTTCGCACCGGCAACTATTTCGAGGCGCTCGCCGACTTCGATCAAGTGCTTTCGTTCGATCCTGAGAACCTGCGAGCCACGCTTGGCAAAGCAGAAACATTGCAATATCTCGGCCAATACGATGTTGCCGAAGCGATGCTCGCCGACTACGGTCACCACCACCCTGACCTTCTCAGCGTCAAGTATCGCCTGGCTCAGCTGCATGTCGAGCGTCGCAACTTCGTGATGGCCGAAAGTATCTATCAAGAGATCCTGACCGAGTATCCCGGCATCGTTTATACCTACGAAGCTTATCTCGGCATGCTGGCTGAACAACACCGCTACGTCGACGCGTTGGCACTGATTCATCAGATTCAAGCGACACGCTCGCAGGAGTTGCTGCTGATTTCTGCCCTTCGCATCGAACAGGCTCATATCCTGACGAAAAAGGGACAAGCCATCCAAGCGATGGAGTTGTTACGTAACTTCGAGCCTGCCTCACGGCTTCAGCTTGCTCGGGGATACTTCGTCATGTATCAAGCGGCGACGATCGCCGGAGATCATGCGGTTGCCTCGGCAGCGAAAGCGAAGCTGATGATGATCTGCAGCGAATCCCTCAGCATCTCGGTTGAAACGGCCAACGATGCATTGGATGAGTGCATGGCCGGACTCGCCGTCGAGATCCTCGATCAAGCTCGACATATGAGTGGCGACCAAATCGCTTTGATCGTACGCCAAGCCGATGCCTACTCGGCGATGAACGATCGGGCATCATTCTGCATTGCTGAGGAAATGTACCGCAGCGTGCTGACGATGTCGCCGACCAATGCTGCGGCCCGAATCGGATTGTGTCGCGTGCTGACAAACCTCGGACGTTATCCCGAAGCGGAACAGTGTTATCACAATTTAACGCGGGACATGCCTAATTTTGTCACCGCTCAGCGTGAAAACGCTCGCCTGGTGTACGATCGCCGAGGTCGTGTGCATGGCGATGCGGCTTACAACAACTTACTCAAACAGGCTCCCAAGCATTTACCAAGCTCCACTCCGCCACCCAAACTCGGACCGATGCTTTCCATCGATCCGATGAAGTTTGAATCGCATGGCTTGACTGAAGCGATTGCGATCGAGCAAGTGGCTCAGTCTTGGAAAGATTGGCGAGCCTCCACTGCGATCTGCGAGTATGAAAAGCTGATCGCCGTCGAACCGTCCAACGAAGCGGCTTACTTTGACTTGGGGCAACAGTACACGGTTAAGAAGAACACGCATGCAGCGATTCACTCGTACAAGGAACTGCTGGATGTGAACCCTTGCAACCACCCTGCCCACATCGCGCTGGACGGAACGGTTCGCAAAGTGGTTCCTCGCACTAACTTCGACTTCCTTTACTTTCATCAAAGTGGTCGTGATGGCCTGGCGAACGTGACACGACTGGGACTCGACTGGGGTGTTGTATTTCCGTTTGGCAACGAAGACGAATATGTCCAGTTCCACTATACCCACCTCATCTACGACGGCCCTGGATACGACGCCGTGACTGGGAACGCGTTTGGTGGTGGGATCTACGATCGTTTCATGGGCTGCTATACCTACTTCGCCGAGATGGACGTGCAAGTCTTCGACGAAGGATTCAGCAGCCGCCCTACGTTCAATTTAGGTCTCGGGATGGATACCGCATGTGACGGCCATGTCGAAGTCGGCGGTTTCCTGGAAAACGTTGTCGAGAACGGTGAGTCGATTCAACAAGACATCTTTATGGGTGGTGGCCGACTGTTCGGTTACATGCACTTGATGCCTCGTTGGTATGGTGAATCACGATATCGCTTCATCGGGTATTCCGATCACAACTTCCGCCACGACTTCTACGTTCACAATCAATTCCGATTGATCGAAGCTCCGAACGAACTGAACTTGCTGGCCGACTACGACTTCCTATCGTACGACGAAGGCTCGGTGTTCGGGCCAGGTCCTGGCATCCAAGGGACGACTCACCCTTACTTCTCGCCATCGGGCTTCTCGAATGTGAGCCTGGGCTTGGAGTGGAAGCATTACTTCAGCCAGTACACGTTCAATGGGGCTCCCCTGTGCTGGGCATCGATGGAATATCGCGGCCAATGGGACTCACGGGGCGAGTTCTATAACATCGGACGAATCAAGAGCTACTGCGACATCAACGGTTCGCTCTCGGCCGGTGCCGAGTACCACATCATGCGTTCGGCCGTATACGACAGCGATGTTGTTTATGCCTACCTGCAGTGGTTCCTGCCGTAA
- a CDS encoding efflux RND transporter periplasmic adaptor subunit codes for MKFEAFRLATIFALAALVASGCGRRREMPKAEPPNVTVAPAIKRQVVDFNEYTGHVEAVSSVDVYAKVSGYLQKVAFEDGAVVKEGDLLFEIDKRTYQAEYDQAVSQKELYVAKNELAQATLARNKKLVGSGAVSQELYDESVAAANEAVAQVNAAESEIAARKVDLDYCTINAAISGRIDRTYVTDGNLIQSGVGQPTLLTTIVSVDPMYAYFDIDELALLHYVEERVKQANERGDGSLREKKIPVQLYLADGTLYPHLGTIDFGSNQVNAGSGTLTVRAVVPNPNGKLRPGLFIRVKVAAGPPYDAVLVPEKAIGADQSDRYVYVLDKDGNAQRRSVQLGTKHGPLQVIKSGVQEGDKVIINGLLLVRPDKPVKATESTMPEPPPIDKTILESVKSMSPMPQSAPSQPADNSKPPADPKPAGS; via the coding sequence ATGAAGTTTGAAGCGTTTCGCCTGGCAACGATATTCGCTCTTGCGGCATTGGTCGCCTCTGGTTGTGGTCGCCGCCGCGAGATGCCGAAAGCCGAACCGCCTAACGTAACCGTTGCTCCGGCGATCAAACGCCAAGTGGTCGACTTTAACGAATATACCGGTCATGTCGAAGCGGTTTCCTCGGTCGACGTTTACGCCAAAGTCTCTGGCTATCTACAAAAAGTCGCCTTTGAAGATGGTGCCGTCGTCAAGGAAGGCGATCTCTTGTTCGAGATCGACAAGCGAACCTATCAAGCCGAGTACGACCAGGCCGTCTCGCAAAAAGAGCTGTACGTCGCCAAAAACGAACTGGCTCAAGCGACACTTGCCCGTAACAAAAAGCTGGTCGGCTCGGGAGCGGTCAGTCAGGAACTTTACGACGAAAGTGTCGCCGCGGCCAACGAAGCAGTTGCTCAAGTGAATGCTGCCGAGTCCGAAATCGCGGCTCGCAAAGTCGATCTCGACTACTGCACGATCAACGCTGCCATCAGTGGGCGTATCGACCGAACCTACGTGACCGACGGTAACTTGATTCAAAGCGGTGTCGGCCAGCCCACGCTGCTGACCACAATTGTTTCGGTCGATCCGATGTACGCTTACTTCGATATCGACGAACTTGCGTTGCTCCACTATGTCGAGGAACGCGTCAAGCAAGCCAACGAGCGTGGCGACGGTTCGCTTCGCGAGAAGAAGATTCCCGTTCAGCTTTACCTCGCCGATGGCACACTTTACCCACACCTCGGGACGATCGACTTCGGCTCGAATCAAGTCAACGCTGGCTCCGGTACGCTTACCGTTCGAGCCGTCGTTCCGAACCCAAATGGCAAATTGCGTCCCGGTCTATTTATCCGTGTTAAAGTGGCCGCTGGACCTCCTTACGATGCCGTGCTCGTTCCTGAAAAAGCGATCGGAGCCGATCAAAGCGATCGCTATGTTTACGTTTTGGATAAAGACGGAAATGCCCAGCGTCGTAGCGTTCAACTAGGCACCAAGCATGGCCCTCTGCAAGTCATTAAAAGTGGTGTGCAGGAAGGTGACAAAGTGATCATCAATGGCCTGCTTTTGGTTCGGCCTGACAAACCGGTCAAAGCCACCGAGTCGACGATGCCGGAGCCGCCACCGATCGACAAAACGATTCTCGAATCGGTCAAATCGATGTCGCCGATGCCGCAGTCGGCCCCATCGCAACCTGCCGATAACTCGAAACCTCCTGCGGACCCGAAGCCTGCTGGCTCTTAG